The Physeter macrocephalus isolate SW-GA unplaced genomic scaffold, ASM283717v5 random_56, whole genome shotgun sequence DNA window TATGAGATATTTACTTTGTTAGAACAGGACTTTGCACCACTATCTGTTCAGGCAGATCAaagcaagtaagtggcagagcttggaCAGGAACCCAAAGCTAGCTGCTGTGTCCATGGGTTGTGACCCCAATCCTACCAGGGCTGACAGAGCCTAAGGGGGCGGGGCTCAGAAGCTATGGGCGGGGCCAGGGGTTGGCTGGGTGGGGCTAAGGAAGTATACGGGTGCCGGGGGATCAGAGCCTCTACCCCAACCCATCTCATAGCCCAGGCTGGGATAGAACCCCCAGTAGAGGTGAGGCACCAGGGAGTGGGGAGCCATCGAGAGCCGGGACCTCGGGGGGCTATGACCCCAGACCGCTGGGTGCAGCAAAGACGAGGACAGAGCCCCAGCGGCCTAGGAGGGTCACGTGCCCATCGAGCCCGGCACCCAGAGTGTCTCCCACCTCCCGGGCAGCCCCTGACCTGGCTGTGCTCTCTCTCCCCGCCAGGGTGCTGTGTggaactgctgctgctgctgctggccggGGAGCTGCCCCTGGGCGGCGGCTGCCCGCGGGACTGCGTGTGCTACCCCGCACCCATGACGGTCAGCTGCCAGGCGCACAACTTCGCCGCCGTACCCGAGGGCATCCCGGAGGACAGCGAGCGCATCTTCCTGCAGAACAACCGCATCACCCTCCTCCGGCAGGGCCACTTTAGCCCCTCCATGGTCACCCTGTGGATCTACTCCAACAACATCACCTTCATCGACCCCAACACCTTCCAGGGCTTCGTGCACCTGGAGGAGCTGGACCTCGGCGACAACCGGCAGCTGCGGACGCTGGCGCCCGAGACCTTCCAGGGCCTGGTGAAGCTCCACGCCCTCTACCTCTATAAGTGTGGGCTCAGTGCCCTGCCGGCCGGCATCTTTGGCGGCCTGCACAGCCTGCAGTACCTCTACCTGCAGGACAACCACATCGAGTACCTCCAGGACGACATCTTTGTGGACCTGGTCAACCTCAGCCACCTGTTTCTCCACGGCAACAAGCTGTGGAGCCTCGGCCAGGACACCTTCCGGGGCCTGGTGAACCTGGACCGGCTGCTGCTGCACGAGAACCAGCTGCAGTGGGTCCATCACAAGGCTTTCCACGACCTCCGCAGGCTGACCACCCTCTTCCTCTTCAACAACAGTCTCTCCGAGCTGCCGGGCGACTGCCTGGCACCCCTGGGGGCCCTGGAGTTCCTCCGCCTCAACGGGAACGCCTGGGACTGTGGCTGCCGGGCGCACTCCCTGTGGGAATGGCTGCAAAGGTTCCGTGGCTCCAGCTCCGCTGTCCCTTGCGTGTCCCCCGAGCCTCTGCATGGCCAGGACCTGAAGCTGCTGAGGGCCGAGGACTTCCGGAACTGCACGCGGCCGGCGTCCCCGCACCAGATCAAGTCGCACACGCTCACCACCACCGACAGGGACGCCCGCAAGGAGCACCACCCACCCCGTGGCCCCGCCAGGGACAAGGACCACCCGCACGGCCATCTGCCCGGCTCTCGGTCGGGCTACAGGAAGCCGGGCAAGAACTGCACCAGCCACAGGAATCGCAACCGGGTCTCGAAGGCAGGCACCAGGAAGCAGGCCCACGAGCTGCAGGACTATGCCCCCGACTACCAGCACAAGTTCAGCTTTGACATCATGCCCACGGCGCGGCCCAAGAGGAAGGGCAAGTGTGCCCGCAGGACCCCCATCCGTGCCCCCAGCGGGGTGCAGCAGGCCTCCTTGGGCAGTTCCCTGAGGGCCTCGCTCCTGGCCTGGATACTGGGGCTGGTGGTCACTCTTCGCTGAGGACGCAGGGCACCAGCACCCAGCACTGCCACATGTCCACCAAGGaacaggatttcttttctttttttacaagtGGAGGATCTGCTGGGTTTCAGGCAAAGGCTGGTAGAGGCTTCAGCTGCTGTCTGGGCCCTGCCCGGTGGATTATAAACCCAAAGTGTACAGCCCCGAGCGGGAAGGGATTAGTGCATCCCACCCAGCTGTCCCAGCCAGCCCCCGGCCGAGCACCTGTGGACAGCATCCACCCAGCAAGACAGGTAAAGCCGCAGAGTGAATCCTTCATTAGCAACGATGGGACAGTGCCCCACGGGAGCTGGGAAGCCTGGTCATCTGGAGAGGTCTGAAGGGCCCTCGCCACTTCCGGAGGAAGCAGGACTCAGAGAACAGACAAGGGTCACCAAAGAAGCTGGGTCCACCA harbors:
- the RTN4RL1 gene encoding reticulon-4 receptor-like 1 — its product is MLRKGCCVELLLLLLAGELPLGGGCPRDCVCYPAPMTVSCQAHNFAAVPEGIPEDSERIFLQNNRITLLRQGHFSPSMVTLWIYSNNITFIDPNTFQGFVHLEELDLGDNRQLRTLAPETFQGLVKLHALYLYKCGLSALPAGIFGGLHSLQYLYLQDNHIEYLQDDIFVDLVNLSHLFLHGNKLWSLGQDTFRGLVNLDRLLLHENQLQWVHHKAFHDLRRLTTLFLFNNSLSELPGDCLAPLGALEFLRLNGNAWDCGCRAHSLWEWLQRFRGSSSAVPCVSPEPLHGQDLKLLRAEDFRNCTRPASPHQIKSHTLTTTDRDARKEHHPPRGPARDKDHPHGHLPGSRSGYRKPGKNCTSHRNRNRVSKAGTRKQAHELQDYAPDYQHKFSFDIMPTARPKRKGKCARRTPIRAPSGVQQASLGSSLRASLLAWILGLVVTLR